CCTCCGGGAAACTGCCGCAACATCCGCTCATCTCCGGAAAACAGCAAGCGCAAATCGGGGATTTGGTACTTCAACATGGCCACACGATCGAGACCCAGGCCCACGAGATTAACGGAGGATCACAGCAGCTCTCGACACGGGATTTTTCAGTAAAATCGAACGTAGACCAAAAACACATCCCGGAAATATGACCCAGCTTCTTGAAGCACCTGCTGGAGCGGAACCGCCACCCGATCAAAGTCGTACGTGGGATTCACGAGGAGATATCTACCATCCTTCTTCTTGAGCATCTCCTTGGAAAGAACTATCCATCCTGTCGC
The Thermoanaerobaculum aquaticum DNA segment above includes these coding regions:
- a CDS encoding tRNA ligase subunit PheS family protein — protein: MGLGLDRVAMLKYQIPDLRLLFSGDERMLRQFPGG